From Rudanella lutea DSM 19387, a single genomic window includes:
- a CDS encoding MotA/TolQ/ExbB proton channel family protein, which translates to MILLQVPALDTAASASAATGVAPQQSLQLIDLVAKGGWVMIPIAILFFAALYIIFERFFVIRAQTRVDEGFVDNVKDMVLQGNIKSAESFCRNQKTSVGRVFEKAVGRIGAPIREIESTIETVGQIELGRLERNMGYLGVIAGIAPMLGFIGTISGIIRIFYDISLSDNISVGIIAGGLYEKMITSGAGLIVGVIAYTGYHLLNMMVEKFTLRLEMNAFEFLEVLQKPTENVRVR; encoded by the coding sequence ATGATTTTGCTTCAGGTTCCGGCTCTTGACACGGCCGCATCGGCCTCCGCTGCTACGGGAGTGGCCCCCCAACAAAGCCTGCAACTGATTGACCTGGTTGCCAAAGGGGGCTGGGTTATGATTCCCATCGCCATCCTTTTCTTCGCGGCCCTGTACATCATTTTCGAACGATTCTTTGTGATCCGGGCGCAAACCCGTGTTGATGAAGGGTTTGTCGACAACGTGAAAGACATGGTGCTGCAGGGGAATATCAAATCGGCTGAGTCGTTTTGCCGGAATCAGAAAACATCCGTTGGCCGCGTGTTTGAAAAAGCCGTTGGCCGGATCGGGGCCCCCATCCGCGAAATTGAGAGCACCATCGAAACCGTTGGGCAGATTGAACTGGGACGCCTTGAGCGCAACATGGGTTACCTCGGGGTAATTGCCGGTATTGCGCCCATGCTTGGGTTTATCGGGACCATTTCGGGGATTATCCGAATCTTTTACGACATCTCGCTATCCGACAACATCAGCGTCGGGATTATTGCCGGTGGTCTGTACGAAAAAATGATTACCTCAGGGGCTGGTCTTATTGTGGGGGTTATTGCCTACACGGGCTATCACCTGCTCAATATGATGGTCGAGAAGTTTACACTCCGGCTCGAAATGAACGCGTTCGAGTTTCTGGAAGTGCTCCAAAAGCCTACCGAAAACGTTCGGGTTCGCTAG
- a CDS encoding zinc-dependent alcohol dehydrogenase family protein, which translates to MKTIEFEITGKPAEILRTVERPLPEPGPGEVRVKVLASPINPSDIMFVQNLYGIRPQLPSGAGFEGVGIVDKVGDGVSIQPGTRVGFSGVGAWSEYTIAHHRSLIPVPDAMPDEVAAQLFVNPFTAFAMVQESGVQAGQWLMLTACGSAFGKMVIQLCKQKGIQTIGTVRRDDLNDELKALGLTEVINTETENMAARVREITGGAGVSCVLDAVGGHTASEAIKCLGKGGVMLIYGLLSLQDPSINVGLMIFRELTIRGFWLTDWMRRTDSKTRQEVAQNVISMLASGEIQLPVEATYSLDQIVEAVEHSERHGRWGKILVKP; encoded by the coding sequence ATGAAAACTATCGAATTTGAAATAACCGGCAAACCCGCCGAAATTCTCCGCACCGTTGAACGCCCCCTTCCTGAGCCCGGCCCGGGTGAAGTACGCGTGAAAGTGCTTGCCAGCCCGATCAACCCGTCGGACATTATGTTTGTGCAAAATCTGTATGGTATCCGGCCGCAGCTGCCGTCGGGCGCGGGTTTTGAAGGAGTTGGTATTGTCGATAAAGTCGGCGATGGCGTGTCAATTCAGCCGGGGACCCGTGTGGGTTTTTCGGGCGTTGGAGCCTGGTCTGAATACACGATTGCGCACCACCGGAGCCTGATTCCGGTACCCGACGCCATGCCCGACGAGGTGGCCGCTCAACTGTTTGTGAATCCGTTTACGGCCTTTGCCATGGTGCAGGAGTCGGGCGTACAGGCTGGGCAGTGGCTCATGCTCACTGCCTGCGGGTCGGCATTTGGTAAAATGGTTATTCAGCTTTGTAAACAGAAAGGTATTCAGACTATCGGCACCGTTCGGCGCGATGACCTCAACGACGAGCTGAAAGCCTTGGGCCTGACGGAGGTGATCAACACCGAAACCGAAAATATGGCCGCCCGCGTCCGCGAGATCACGGGCGGAGCGGGTGTATCCTGCGTGCTCGATGCCGTGGGCGGGCACACCGCAAGCGAGGCCATCAAGTGCCTCGGCAAAGGCGGGGTGATGCTCATTTACGGCTTATTGAGCCTGCAAGACCCGTCGATCAACGTGGGGCTGATGATTTTCCGCGAGCTGACGATTCGGGGTTTCTGGCTCACCGACTGGATGCGCCGGACCGATAGTAAAACCCGGCAGGAGGTGGCGCAGAATGTTATTTCGATGCTGGCGTCGGGAGAGATTCAGTTGCCTGTCGAAGCAACGTACTCACTTGATCAGATCGTTGAAGCCGTTGAACATTCGGAGCGGCACGGGCGCTGGGGTAAGATTCTGGTGAAGCCCTGA
- a CDS encoding MIP/aquaporin family protein, with protein sequence MQTSPFLGELIGTMVLLLLGNGVVANVVLKQTKGENAGWIVITTGWAFAVTFGVFVAKAFGSIDAHLSPAVTLAFAVATDDYSKIPSYFLAQMIGAFLGAILVWLHHLPHWGATPDPGNKLACFATGPAIRNYGANFLSEALGTIVLILGLAGISSKGLGQMAVGVGPYLVGVLVWSIGLSLGGTTGYAINPARDLAPRLAHAVLPIPGKGSSDWGYAWVPVLGPLVGAAIGGLLIAWYKL encoded by the coding sequence ATGCAAACCTCTCCTTTCCTGGGTGAACTGATTGGCACGATGGTGCTGCTTTTGTTGGGCAATGGCGTTGTTGCCAATGTCGTATTGAAACAAACCAAAGGCGAAAACGCTGGCTGGATAGTCATCACTACCGGCTGGGCCTTTGCGGTTACGTTTGGCGTATTTGTCGCCAAAGCCTTCGGCAGCATCGACGCCCATCTGAGCCCCGCCGTAACGCTTGCCTTTGCCGTCGCAACGGACGATTACAGTAAAATTCCGTCGTATTTTCTGGCGCAGATGATCGGCGCTTTCCTGGGGGCCATTCTGGTTTGGCTGCACCACCTGCCCCACTGGGGCGCCACGCCCGACCCCGGCAACAAATTGGCCTGCTTTGCAACCGGGCCCGCCATTCGGAATTACGGTGCCAACTTTCTGAGCGAAGCGCTGGGTACCATTGTACTCATTCTGGGCCTGGCGGGCATTTCGTCGAAAGGCCTCGGGCAAATGGCCGTGGGCGTAGGGCCGTATCTGGTGGGTGTGCTGGTATGGAGCATCGGTCTCTCGCTCGGCGGCACCACGGGTTATGCCATTAACCCCGCCCGTGACCTGGCCCCTAGGCTGGCGCACGCCGTATTGCCCATTCCCGGCAAAGGGTCGTCCGATTGGGGTTACGCCTGGGTTCCGGTGCTCGGCCCACTCGTCGGAGCCGCCATCGGCGGGTTGCTGATTGCTTGGTATAAGTTATAA
- a CDS encoding saccharopine dehydrogenase family protein, with amino-acid sequence MTPDFLLYGANGYTARLIIEQATHYGLTPILAGRNAEKIALLARQYGLEYRVADLTDAASLDAALAGVPVVLHCAGPFSKTALPMQQACLRTQTHYLDITGEVAVFEQGKALHQQAVDRQVMLMSGVGFDVVPTDCMALHLKNKLPDATHLQLAFANDGGSVSRGTALTAVENLGTDGLIRQNGQLKGVPNAYKTLEVPFEPGRKRVCATIPWGDLSTAYATTGIPNIETYMAMTPGMIRGLRLGNALGWLLGSKPVRRFLQNRIEKRLTGPDAGVRNRSRSLVWGRAENKAGQSVEAWLVCPEGYTLTATMALIITRKVLNGNWQPGYQTPAGLYGEGLVLEGGGEWG; translated from the coding sequence ATGACCCCGGACTTTCTGCTCTACGGAGCCAATGGCTACACCGCCCGGCTTATTATTGAACAGGCTACTCACTACGGCCTAACGCCGATTCTGGCCGGGCGCAATGCCGAAAAAATAGCCCTGCTGGCCCGGCAGTATGGGCTGGAGTACCGCGTGGCCGATCTGACCGATGCCGCATCACTCGATGCTGCGTTGGCGGGTGTTCCGGTGGTATTGCATTGTGCCGGGCCATTTTCCAAAACGGCCTTACCCATGCAGCAGGCCTGTTTGCGTACTCAAACGCACTATCTGGATATTACGGGCGAAGTGGCTGTATTTGAGCAGGGGAAAGCCTTGCACCAACAGGCCGTAGACCGCCAGGTTATGCTGATGTCGGGTGTTGGGTTCGATGTTGTCCCTACTGATTGCATGGCCCTGCACCTGAAAAACAAACTCCCCGATGCGACGCATCTGCAACTGGCGTTCGCCAACGACGGGGGGAGCGTGTCGCGGGGCACGGCCCTCACCGCCGTCGAAAACCTGGGGACTGATGGGCTTATTCGGCAGAATGGGCAACTAAAAGGCGTTCCGAATGCCTACAAAACGTTGGAGGTGCCCTTTGAGCCGGGCCGAAAGCGGGTTTGTGCCACCATTCCGTGGGGCGATTTGTCGACGGCTTACGCGACAACGGGCATTCCGAATATCGAAACGTACATGGCCATGACGCCGGGCATGATTCGGGGGCTGCGGTTGGGTAACGCGCTGGGTTGGCTATTGGGTAGTAAGCCAGTGCGGAGGTTTCTGCAAAACCGCATTGAAAAGCGGCTCACCGGCCCCGACGCCGGGGTGCGCAACCGGTCGCGGTCGCTGGTGTGGGGGCGGGCCGAGAACAAAGCCGGGCAGTCGGTTGAAGCGTGGCTGGTATGCCCCGAAGGTTACACGCTCACCGCCACCATGGCGTTGATCATCACCCGCAAGGTACTCAATGGCAACTGGCAACCTGGCTACCAAACCCCCGCGGGCCTTTACGGCGAGGGATTGGTGCTCGAAGGAGGAGGGGAGTGGGGGTGA
- a CDS encoding DUF4159 domain-containing protein encodes MKPFVFTRIQYTSGDWDTDQRMPVNLLHSLVEYTKIPVDQKERVVLLSSNDLFRAPFCYLSGHKLVEFSAVERDHFRRYVQNGGFVFVDDCNHDIDGLFAKSFEQEMARTFGPKALQKIPNNHPLYTCFFKFYDGPPTTSFELNGWGDDLVHDYLKAVMVNGRIGVLYSNKDYGCEWDYDFRNKRFLAEDNTKFGVNIVTYALT; translated from the coding sequence GTGAAACCATTCGTTTTTACCCGCATCCAGTACACCTCCGGCGATTGGGATACCGATCAGCGGATGCCGGTCAACCTGTTGCATTCGCTGGTCGAATACACCAAGATTCCGGTCGATCAGAAAGAGCGCGTGGTGCTACTGAGCAGCAACGACCTGTTCCGGGCGCCGTTTTGCTACCTCAGCGGACACAAACTGGTGGAGTTTTCGGCCGTTGAGCGCGACCACTTCCGGCGGTATGTGCAAAACGGCGGCTTTGTATTTGTCGACGATTGTAACCACGACATAGACGGGCTTTTTGCCAAGTCGTTTGAGCAGGAAATGGCCCGCACCTTCGGGCCCAAAGCCCTGCAAAAAATCCCGAACAACCACCCCCTTTACACCTGTTTCTTTAAGTTTTACGACGGCCCGCCAACCACCTCGTTTGAGCTCAATGGCTGGGGCGACGACCTTGTGCACGACTACCTGAAGGCGGTGATGGTGAACGGACGCATTGGAGTTTTGTACAGCAACAAGGATTACGGCTGTGAGTGGGATTATGACTTCCGGAACAAGCGGTTTCTGGCCGAAGACAACACCAAATTTGGGGTCAAT